A segment of the Pseudomonas versuta genome:
TCGACGAGGTGTACGCCGCCTTCGCTGCACGCCAGCCCATGGGCCGCATCGGCAGTGCCGAAGAAATCGCCCAGCTGGCGCTGTATCTGGGGTCGAGTGCCAGCGGCTTCACCACCGGCACCGCACAAATCATTGATGGCGGCTGGAGCAACTAGCCCCCTCCACATCTGTAGGAGCGAGCTTGCTCGCGAGCTGTTGATCTTGAAAAAAGCTCGCTCCTACAGGGACTTCATAGTTGATAAAGGAATTTTTATGAAACTGCTGCGCATCGGTAACAAAGGCCAGGAACGTCCCGCCCTGCTTGATAACAACGGTCAATTGCGCGACTTGTCCGCAGTGGTCACTGATATCGCAGGCGCTACCCTGAGCCCGCAAAGTATTGCCCGCCTGCAAGAGATCGACCCGTCAACCCTGCCGCTGGTAGAAGGCTCGCCACGCATTGGCGCCTGTGTCGGCCAGGTCGGCAAGTTCATTTGCATCGGCCTCAACTACGCCGACCACGCCGCCGAAACCGGCGCCGCCATCCCGGCCGAACCGGTGGTTTTCAGCAAGTGGACCAGCGCCATCGTCGGCCCCGACGACGATATCGAAATCCCGCGCAACTCCCGCAAAACCGACTGGGAAGTCGAGCTGGGCGTTGTCATCGGCAAGGGCGGGCGCTATATCAGCGAAAGCGACGCCCTGGAACATGTAGCCGGTTACTGCGTGATCAATGACGTGTCCGAGCGCGAGTTCCAGCTGGAGCTGGGCGGCACCTGGGACAAAGGCAAAGGCTGCGACACCTTTGGCCCGCTCGGCCCGTGGCTGGTCACCCGGGATGAAATCGCCGACCCGCATCAGCTCGACCTGTGGCTGGAAGTCGATGGCAAGCGCTACCAGAACGGCAACACGCGGACGATGATTTTCCAGATCCCGAAAATCATCAGCTACCTCAGCCAGTTCATGAGCCTGCAACCGGGCGATGTGATTTCCACCGGCACCCCGCCTGGCGTCGGCCTGGGCATCAAGCCCGAGCCGGTGTACCTGCGCGCCGGTCAGCAGATCCGCCTGGGCATCGCCGGCCTGGGCGAACAAAACCAACGCACCGTGAATGCCGAGTGACAGGGAGCTGCGCCATGACCACCATTACTGCCGTACGCGTTGAAGACATCCGCTTCCCCACTTCGCAATCGCTGGACGGTTCGGATGCGATGAACCCGGACCCGGACTACTCCGCGGCCTATGTGATTCTCGACACCGATACCCCGGGCCTGGAAGGCCACGGCCTGACCTTCACCATCGGCCGCGGCAACGAAATTTGCTGCGCTTCGATCAAGGCCCTGGCCAGCCTGCTGGTGGGCTTGAAGCTGGAGTGGATCGCCGAAGACATGGGGCGTTTCTGGCGCCACGTCACCAGCGACAGCCAACTGCGCTGGATCGGCCCCGACAAGGGCGCGATTCACCTGGCCACCGGGGCGGTGGTCAACGCCGCCTGGGACCTGTGGGCC
Coding sequences within it:
- a CDS encoding fumarylacetoacetate hydrolase family protein, translated to MKLLRIGNKGQERPALLDNNGQLRDLSAVVTDIAGATLSPQSIARLQEIDPSTLPLVEGSPRIGACVGQVGKFICIGLNYADHAAETGAAIPAEPVVFSKWTSAIVGPDDDIEIPRNSRKTDWEVELGVVIGKGGRYISESDALEHVAGYCVINDVSEREFQLELGGTWDKGKGCDTFGPLGPWLVTRDEIADPHQLDLWLEVDGKRYQNGNTRTMIFQIPKIISYLSQFMSLQPGDVISTGTPPGVGLGIKPEPVYLRAGQQIRLGIAGLGEQNQRTVNAE